In Argonema galeatum A003/A1, one genomic interval encodes:
- a CDS encoding Calx-beta domain-containing protein gives MALFFGTDTNDTLIGTPEADFISGYAANDILQGIEGDDQLNGNSQNDTIYGGIGNDLAHGGQDNDLIFGDIGNDIIYGDLGNDTGFGGDGDDLLYGDQGIEANFGGNGDDFLFGDAGLDTLFGLDGNDSLNGGQDADVVNGNQGNDNISGGKGNDIVRGGQGNDLVSGDLGDDFIYGDIGIDTLTGGDGLDTFFLRKGIGGATVAEADIITDYVHGADKIGLIEGLTLSILNVFSATGNNAADTIIQDAANGQFLAVLKGVNRSTIDASDFVAPGTLAFGGTSFQVNEDGTPVTAVTVTRSDGSDGAVSVAVIPSNGTATAPADYNNTPVVVNFAAGETNKTVTIPIVDDTLAEYAEKINLSLGNATGGATIGTQNTAFVEIVDNDAVSVPKLTFLNPTPNNEDLFGSSVAAVGNNVLIGAPGDDTGARDAGAAYLFDGTTGALLQTLTPNYSNNFGNSVAAVGNNVLIGASGAAYLFDGTTGALLQTFLNPTPDFYDYFGNSVAAVGNNVLIGAPGEDTGAPSAGAAYLFDGTTGALLQTFLNPTPKSFDYFGNSVAAVGNNVLIGARFDDSSITPYAAGAAYLFDGTTGALLRTFLRPTPQTFASFGYSVAAVGNNILIGASEDNMATIIDAGAAYLFDGATGALLQTFLNPTPSNGDNFGYSVAAGGNNVLIGASGDDTGALIDAGAAYLFDGTTGALLRTFLNPTLSIADNFGSSVAAVGNNVLIGAYGDDTGATNAGAAYLF, from the coding sequence ATGGCTTTATTCTTTGGCACTGACACTAACGATACGCTCATCGGCACTCCAGAAGCCGACTTTATTTCAGGATATGCAGCCAATGACATCCTACAAGGCATTGAGGGGGATGACCAACTCAACGGCAACTCTCAAAACGATACCATTTACGGTGGAATTGGCAATGATTTAGCACATGGAGGTCAAGATAACGACCTGATTTTTGGTGACATTGGCAACGACATTATTTACGGCGACCTTGGTAACGATACGGGTTTTGGTGGCGATGGCGATGACTTGCTGTATGGTGACCAAGGGATAGAAGCTAATTTTGGCGGTAATGGCGACGACTTCCTGTTTGGTGATGCCGGGTTAGATACACTTTTTGGACTGGATGGCAATGATAGCCTCAATGGCGGTCAAGATGCAGATGTAGTTAATGGCAATCAGGGTAACGATAACATTTCAGGGGGGAAAGGCAACGATATAGTTCGAGGCGGTCAAGGCAATGACCTGGTTTCGGGTGACCTTGGTGATGATTTTATTTATGGCGACATAGGGATAGATACTTTAACTGGAGGAGATGGTTTAGATACTTTCTTTCTCCGTAAAGGAATTGGCGGTGCGACTGTAGCTGAGGCGGATATTATTACCGACTATGTGCATGGTGCAGATAAGATTGGGTTAATCGAAGGGTTAACTTTGTCAATTCTAAATGTCTTTTCAGCTACTGGGAATAATGCCGCCGATACGATTATTCAGGATGCTGCTAACGGACAGTTTTTGGCAGTTTTGAAGGGGGTTAATCGCAGCACGATTGATGCTAGTGATTTTGTTGCTCCGGGTACGTTGGCGTTTGGTGGTACGAGTTTCCAGGTGAATGAGGATGGCACGCCAGTGACGGCGGTGACGGTGACGCGCAGCGATGGGTCTGATGGTGCGGTGAGTGTTGCGGTGATTCCAAGTAATGGTACGGCAACTGCACCTGCTGACTATAACAATACGCCAGTTGTGGTGAATTTTGCGGCGGGAGAGACGAATAAGACGGTAACGATTCCCATCGTTGATGATACTCTGGCTGAGTATGCAGAGAAGATTAATTTAAGTTTGGGAAATGCTACTGGTGGCGCAACTATCGGGACACAAAATACTGCCTTTGTAGAGATTGTAGATAATGATGCTGTGTCTGTTCCGAAGTTGACTTTCCTCAACCCAACTCCGAACAACGAAGATCTCTTCGGCTCCTCGGTAGCGGCGGTGGGCAACAACGTTCTCATCGGGGCTCCGGGTGATGACACGGGCGCTCGTGATGCTGGGGCGGCGTACCTGTTTGACGGTACTACTGGGGCGCTGTTGCAGACCTTGACTCCGAACTACAGCAATAACTTCGGCAACTCAGTAGCGGCGGTCGGTAACAACGTCCTCATCGGGGCATCAGGAGCGGCGTACCTCTTCGATGGTACTACCGGGGCGCTGTTGCAGACCTTCCTCAACCCGACTCCGGACTTTTACGATTATTTCGGCAACTCAGTAGCGGCGGTGGGTAACAATGTCCTCATCGGGGCTCCGGGTGAGGACACAGGCGCTCCTTCTGCTGGGGCGGCGTACCTGTTTGACGGTACTACCGGGGCCCTGTTGCAGACCTTCCTCAACCCGACTCCGAAGAGCTTCGATTATTTCGGCAACTCAGTAGCGGCGGTGGGCAACAACGTCCTCATCGGGGCACGTTTTGACGACTCAAGCATTACTCCTTATGCTGCTGGGGCGGCTTACCTGTTCGATGGCACTACCGGGGCCCTGTTGCGGACTTTTCTCCGCCCGACTCCGCAGACCTTCGCTAGCTTCGGCTACTCAGTAGCAGCAGTGGGCAACAACATCCTCATCGGGGCATCCGAAGACAACATGGCCACTATTATTGATGCTGGGGCGGCGTACCTGTTCGACGGCGCTACCGGAGCGCTGTTGCAGACCTTCCTCAACCCGACTCCGAGCAACGGCGATAACTTCGGCTACTCAGTAGCGGCAGGGGGCAACAATGTCCTCATCGGGGCATCTGGTGACGACACAGGCGCTCTTATTGATGCTGGGGCGGCGTACCTATTTGACGGTACTACTGGGGCGCTGTTGCGGACTTTCCTCAACCCGACTCTAAGCATCGCCGATAACTTCGGCAGCTCAGTGGCAGCGGTGGGCAACAACGTCCTTATCGGAGCATATGGGGACGACACCGGCGCTACTAATGCTGGGGCGGCGTACCTGTTCTAG
- a CDS encoding DEAD/DEAH box helicase — MTLTFKSLGLSDARVQHLEELGLTTPTAIQAQAIPQLLAGRDMVGQSQTGTGKTAAFSLPILERLDLNLNAVQALILTPTRELAMQVSEAIREFKVDRKLWILPVYGGQSIDRQIRRLQQGVHVIVGTPGRVLDLLERKDLKLNHVSWLVLDEADEMLSMGFIDDVEKILKQVPPERQTAFFSATMPPAIRELVAKFLRSPVTVTVEQPKAAPKQINQVAYMVPRGWSKARALQPILELEDPETGLIFVRTRRAAAELTNQLQSAGHSVDEYHGDLNQQARERLLQRFRNKQVRLVVATDIAARGLDVDDLTHVINYDLPDSVESYVHRIGRTGRAGKEGTAISLIEPMDRRKLKLIERHVRQTLFIRSIPTRSQIEGRQLEKLQSKVREALSGERMASFLPLVAELGEEYDAHAIAAAALQMAYDQTRPAWMRSEKYSAEEEIPSDTPKPRLNKRSKISDDYGDEDFSTSSKPRLSKRTRIAESPKVELGN, encoded by the coding sequence ATGACTCTAACTTTCAAATCATTAGGTCTTTCAGACGCGCGTGTCCAACATCTCGAAGAATTAGGACTGACGACTCCCACGGCGATTCAAGCACAAGCAATTCCTCAGTTGCTGGCCGGACGGGATATGGTAGGTCAATCTCAGACGGGAACAGGCAAAACAGCGGCATTTTCCCTGCCGATTTTGGAGCGGCTCGATCTTAATCTGAATGCAGTTCAAGCGCTGATTTTGACGCCGACTCGCGAGTTAGCAATGCAAGTTTCCGAAGCGATCCGCGAGTTCAAAGTCGATCGCAAATTGTGGATTCTGCCAGTGTACGGCGGTCAATCAATCGATCGCCAAATCCGCCGCCTGCAACAAGGCGTCCACGTAATTGTGGGAACGCCGGGACGAGTGCTGGATCTGCTAGAACGAAAAGATCTCAAACTTAACCACGTTAGCTGGCTAGTGTTGGATGAAGCCGATGAAATGCTGAGCATGGGCTTTATCGACGATGTAGAAAAAATCCTCAAACAAGTACCACCTGAACGCCAGACGGCATTTTTCTCCGCAACAATGCCGCCAGCGATTCGCGAATTGGTAGCCAAATTCTTGCGATCGCCCGTCACAGTCACCGTAGAACAGCCCAAAGCCGCACCCAAGCAGATCAATCAAGTCGCTTACATGGTGCCCCGTGGCTGGAGTAAAGCACGCGCCTTACAGCCGATTTTGGAACTGGAAGACCCCGAAACAGGTTTAATCTTCGTCCGCACCCGGCGGGCCGCAGCCGAACTCACCAACCAACTGCAATCAGCCGGACACAGTGTAGATGAATATCACGGCGACCTCAACCAACAAGCGCGGGAACGGTTGTTACAGCGCTTCCGCAACAAGCAAGTGCGTTTGGTAGTTGCAACCGATATCGCCGCGCGGGGATTGGATGTGGATGACCTCACCCACGTGATCAACTACGACTTGCCGGATAGCGTGGAAAGCTACGTCCACCGGATCGGACGCACCGGACGTGCCGGAAAAGAAGGAACGGCAATTTCGCTGATCGAGCCGATGGATCGGCGCAAACTGAAGCTAATTGAGCGGCACGTGCGTCAAACTTTGTTCATTCGCTCGATTCCAACGCGATCGCAAATTGAAGGGCGTCAGCTAGAGAAGCTGCAATCTAAAGTGCGCGAAGCATTGTCTGGCGAACGGATGGCTTCCTTCCTACCCCTGGTAGCCGAATTGGGCGAAGAATACGACGCTCATGCGATCGCAGCTGCTGCCCTGCAAATGGCTTACGATCAGACTCGTCCCGCTTGGATGCGGTCTGAAAAATACAGTGCCGAGGAAGAAATTCCTTCAGACACTCCCAAACCCCGGCTCAACAAGCGTTCTAAAATCTCAGACGACTACGGTGATGAAGACTTCTCGACAAGTTCCAAGCCCCGGCTGAGCAAGCGTACTCGCATCGCCGAATCACCCAAAGTCGAACTTGGTAACTAA
- the rimO gene encoding 30S ribosomal protein S12 methylthiotransferase RimO, with product MGQKPTIAISHLGCEKNRIDTEHMLGLLVEAGYQVDTNEELADYVIVNTCSFIQAAREESVRTLVDLAEANKKIVITGCMAQHFQAQLLDELPEAVAVVGTGDYHKIVDVITQVEAGFRVKQVSAQPTYIADETTPRYRTTPEAVAYLRVAEGCDYRCAFCIIPHLRGDQRSRTIESIVREAENLAAEGVKEIILISQITTNYGIDIYGEPSLAELLRALGKVDIPWIRMHYAYPTGLSTAVIQAIQETPNILPYLDLPLQHSHPEILRAMNRPWQGQVNDKIIDKIKEALPEAILRTTFIVGYPGETDAHFDSLVQFVVRHEFDHVGVFTFSPEEETPAYKLPNQLPQSVMDKRREALMQIQQPISLKKNKAEVGKVVDVLIEQEHPETGDLIGRSARFSPEVDGLVYVKGNAQLGTIVPVVIQDADTYDLYGHTIS from the coding sequence ATAGGCCAAAAGCCAACAATTGCCATCTCCCACCTGGGTTGTGAAAAAAACCGTATAGACACAGAACATATGTTGGGCCTGCTGGTGGAAGCAGGTTACCAGGTTGATACCAACGAAGAATTAGCTGATTACGTCATCGTTAACACTTGCAGCTTTATCCAGGCAGCACGAGAGGAATCCGTGCGTACCCTGGTAGATTTGGCGGAAGCTAATAAAAAAATTGTTATCACCGGCTGTATGGCGCAGCACTTCCAGGCGCAACTACTGGATGAGCTGCCGGAAGCGGTTGCTGTAGTGGGAACAGGGGATTACCACAAAATAGTAGATGTAATTACGCAAGTGGAAGCAGGTTTCCGAGTTAAACAGGTTTCCGCTCAACCAACTTACATCGCAGATGAGACGACGCCGCGCTACCGTACCACACCAGAAGCTGTAGCTTACCTGCGGGTAGCGGAAGGGTGCGATTACCGATGTGCTTTTTGCATTATTCCCCATTTGCGGGGAGACCAGCGATCGCGCACGATCGAATCCATTGTCAGAGAAGCCGAAAATCTAGCCGCAGAAGGTGTAAAAGAAATCATTTTGATTTCCCAAATCACCACAAACTATGGTATAGATATCTACGGTGAGCCTAGCTTAGCGGAACTGCTGCGGGCTTTAGGAAAGGTGGACATTCCGTGGATTCGGATGCACTACGCCTATCCTACAGGTCTGAGTACCGCCGTGATTCAGGCAATCCAGGAAACGCCTAACATTCTGCCATACCTGGATCTGCCCTTACAGCATTCCCATCCGGAAATACTCCGTGCCATGAACCGCCCTTGGCAGGGTCAGGTAAATGACAAAATAATTGATAAAATAAAAGAGGCGTTGCCAGAGGCAATTCTGCGTACCACGTTTATTGTCGGGTATCCAGGAGAAACAGACGCGCACTTCGATAGCTTGGTGCAGTTCGTCGTCCGCCACGAGTTTGACCATGTAGGAGTATTTACGTTTTCTCCAGAAGAGGAAACTCCTGCTTACAAGTTGCCAAATCAATTACCCCAATCGGTAATGGATAAGCGCCGGGAGGCGCTGATGCAAATCCAGCAGCCTATATCCCTAAAGAAGAATAAAGCGGAAGTAGGGAAGGTAGTTGATGTCCTAATTGAGCAGGAACACCCAGAGACTGGGGATTTAATAGGGCGTTCAGCGAGGTTTTCACCAGAAGTGGATGGATTGGTCTACGTCAAAGGAAATGCCCAACTGGGAACTATCGTGCCAGTGGTTATCCAAGACGCGGACACCTACGACCTATACGGTCATACGATTAGCTAA
- the btpA gene encoding photosystem I biogenesis protein BtpA, which translates to MDLKQIFKTQHPIIGVVHLLPLPTSPRWGGSLKAAIDRAEQEATALASGGVDGIMVENFFDAPFTNSQVDPAVVSSMTVIVSRLMNLIALPVGINVLRNDARSAMAIASCVKAQFIRVNVLTGVMATDQGLIEGQAHQLLRYRRELGSDVKILADVLVKHARPLGSPNLTVAVQDTIERGLADAVILSGWATGSPPSLEDLELARAAANGTPVFIGSGANWENISTLIQAADGAIVSSSLKRHGRRDQPVDPIRVSQFVEAMQRSVSAKSQPQPSKEVKLHL; encoded by the coding sequence GTGGACTTGAAACAGATTTTCAAAACGCAGCATCCCATTATTGGAGTCGTTCATTTATTGCCGCTACCCACATCGCCCCGCTGGGGGGGTAGCCTGAAAGCAGCGATCGATCGCGCCGAGCAGGAGGCAACGGCCTTAGCTTCGGGGGGCGTCGATGGCATCATGGTAGAAAATTTTTTCGATGCGCCGTTTACAAACAGCCAAGTAGACCCAGCAGTGGTAAGTTCCATGACGGTGATTGTCTCTAGGCTGATGAATTTGATCGCGCTGCCAGTGGGGATCAACGTTTTACGTAACGACGCTCGCAGTGCAATGGCGATCGCATCCTGCGTTAAAGCCCAGTTTATCCGCGTCAACGTCCTAACCGGCGTCATGGCCACAGACCAAGGATTGATTGAAGGACAGGCGCATCAACTGCTCCGCTATCGGCGCGAGTTAGGCAGCGATGTCAAAATCTTGGCAGACGTTTTGGTGAAACACGCACGGCCTCTGGGTTCCCCCAATCTTACCGTAGCCGTGCAAGATACCATTGAGCGGGGTTTAGCAGACGCCGTAATCTTGTCAGGCTGGGCAACTGGCAGCCCCCCTAGTTTAGAAGATTTGGAACTAGCTAGGGCGGCAGCAAACGGGACGCCGGTATTTATCGGCAGCGGTGCCAACTGGGAAAATATTTCTACACTGATACAGGCAGCTGACGGTGCGATCGTCTCCAGTTCCCTCAAGCGCCACGGACGCCGCGACCAACCAGTCGATCCGATTCGCGTCAGCCAATTTGTCGAAGCAATGCAACGCAGCGTGTCCGCTAAATCTCAGCCTCAGCCCTCGAAGGAGGTTAAACTACATTTGTGA
- a CDS encoding vitamin K epoxide reductase family protein gives MTRRRSTPWIHRWSRYLIAAIAVLGILDTAYLTLVEWGVIKEALCPTAGAINCNAVLQSNYAKIFGLPLSLFGLLGYAGMAALALAPLPLDPQEQKGLRSQVEKWTWLGLFAGATAMLFFSGYLFYLMAFEIKAFCLYCLASAVFSIALFVITIIGHAWEDLGQLFFTGIVVGMVALIGTLGLYASAKAPTAGGDSTGVEVGFTIQNSSGPAEIALARHLTQAGAKEYGAYWCPHCHEQKELFGKEAAAEFNYVECDPKGKNPRPNLCQAANIKGYPTWEINGQFYEGVQSLDKLADLTGYKGPRNFKNPIPGS, from the coding sequence ATGACTCGCCGACGTTCTACACCCTGGATTCATCGCTGGTCTCGTTATCTGATCGCAGCGATCGCCGTTTTAGGTATCCTAGACACAGCTTACTTAACCCTAGTTGAGTGGGGCGTGATAAAAGAAGCCCTCTGCCCCACAGCTGGTGCCATCAACTGCAACGCTGTCCTACAGAGCAATTATGCCAAAATTTTTGGCCTGCCCCTCTCGTTGTTTGGTTTGCTAGGCTACGCTGGTATGGCCGCTCTTGCATTAGCTCCTCTGCCTTTAGATCCACAAGAACAGAAAGGTCTGCGTTCTCAGGTGGAAAAATGGACTTGGCTGGGGCTATTTGCGGGTGCAACCGCAATGCTCTTCTTCAGCGGCTATCTCTTTTATCTAATGGCCTTTGAGATCAAGGCGTTTTGTCTGTACTGTCTCGCCTCGGCAGTATTCTCAATTGCTTTATTCGTAATTACCATAATAGGTCACGCTTGGGAAGATCTAGGACAGCTCTTTTTTACCGGCATTGTCGTGGGGATGGTGGCGCTGATTGGCACCCTGGGCCTTTATGCTAGCGCTAAAGCACCCACCGCTGGTGGTGATTCCACTGGTGTGGAAGTTGGCTTTACGATTCAAAACTCCTCTGGCCCAGCAGAAATAGCTTTAGCGCGTCATCTCACACAGGCGGGTGCAAAAGAGTACGGTGCTTACTGGTGTCCGCACTGCCACGAGCAAAAAGAATTGTTTGGCAAAGAAGCTGCTGCGGAATTCAATTACGTTGAGTGTGACCCCAAGGGCAAAAATCCTCGTCCAAACCTCTGCCAAGCGGCTAATATCAAAGGCTATCCAACTTGGGAAATTAACGGCCAGTTCTATGAGGGCGTGCAATCGTTGGATAAACTTGCCGATTTAACAGGCTATAAGGGACCTCGCAACTTTAAAAATCCTATTCCAGGGAGTTAG